The Vidua macroura isolate BioBank_ID:100142 chromosome 4, ASM2450914v1, whole genome shotgun sequence genome window below encodes:
- the GTF2E2 gene encoding transcription initiation factor IIE subunit beta, whose amino-acid sequence MDPSLLRERELFKKRALSTPAVEKRPALSSDSSASKKKKAKVEQGGSSSSKQNTDHSNGSFNLKALSGGSGYKFGVLAKIVNYMKTRHQRGDTHPLTLEEILDETQHLDIGLKQKQWLMSEALVNNPKIEVVDGKYAFKPKYNLKDKKALLRLLDKHDQRGLGGILLEDIEEGLPNAQKAIKALGDQIIFVNRPDKKKILFYNDKSCHFAVDEEFQKLWRSIPVDSMDEEKIEEYLKRQGISSMQETGPKKIAPIPRRKKPASQKKRRFKTHNDHLVGVLKDYSDVVPGKQ is encoded by the exons ATGGACCCCAGCTTGCTGAGGGAGCGGGAGCTGTTCAAAAAGCGAGCCCTCTCCACGCCGGCCGTAGAGAAACGCCCGGCACTCTCCTCGGACTCCTCTGCTTCCAAGAAGAAGAAGGCCAAGGTAGAACAAGGGGGCTCCTCCagctcaaaacaaaacacag aTCACAGCAATGGATCATTTAACTTGAAAGCCCTTTCAGGAGGCTCTGGCTACAAGTTTGGAGTCCTTGCTAAAATAGTGAATTATATGAAG ACCCGGCACCAGCGCGGTGATACACATCCCTTAACCCTGGAGGAGATACTGGATGAAACACAGCATTTAGATATTGGACTCAAACAGAAACAATGGTTAATGAGCGAG GCTCTAGTCAACAATCCGAAAATAGAAGTTGTGGATGGGAAGTATGCCTTCAAACCCAAGTACAACTTGAAAGACAAAAAGGCTCTGCTCAGGCTCTTGGACAAGCATGACCAGCGAGGGCTGGGAGGAATCCTTCTGGAAGACATCGAGGAAGGGCTGCCCAATGCACAGAAAGCCATAAAG GCTTTAGGGGACCAGATCATCTTTGTTAATCGCCCTGataagaagaaaattcttttctACAACGACAAGAGCTGTCACTTTGCTGTGGATGAAG AATTCCAGAAGCTGTGGAGGAGCATTCCTGTGGATTCTATGGATGAGGAGAAGATAGAAGAGTATCTGAAACGACAGGGTATTTCTTCCATGCAAGAAACTGGACCAAAGAAAATA GCTCCCATTCCGAGGAGGAAGAAACCTGCTTCTCAGAAGAAACGTCGGTTTAAGACTCACAATGACCACTTGGTTGGGGTATTAAAAGATTACTCTGATGTGGTTCCTGGCAAGCAGTGA
- the SMIM18 gene encoding small integral membrane protein 18: protein MATLNSTHWNETTTSISQYLGFQVQKIYPFHDNWNTACFVILIIFIFTVVSLVVLAFLYELLDCCCCVKNKTVKDLENEPNPVRAMMNSFRKRDTEVV from the coding sequence ATGGCAACCCTCAACAGCACCCACTGGAATGAGACTACTACATCCATTTCCCAGTATCTGGGCTTCCAAGTGCAAAAAATTTACCCTTTCCATGACAACTGGAACACTGCCTGCTTTGTTATCCTGATCATATTCATCTTCACTGTAGTTTCTCTGGTGGTGTTGGCTTTCCTGTATGAGCTGctggactgctgctgctgcgtgaaaaacaaaactgtgaaaGACTTGGAGAACGAGCCCAATCCGGTCAGAGCAATGATGAACAGCTTCAGGAAGCGTGACACAGAGGTGGTGTAG